The nucleotide window TTTGTGTGTGAACCGCAGTTTCCATGTTATTAACTCTTCATCTAACCTCACTCTTCTTaatctgtctctccctccctccaggCGCTATACACCATGTTTTCCTTCCTGGCCGACATGCCCGTGGTGGAGtccactgatgtgtttttgggaGTGGCGAGGTTCTTTGTGGTGGCGGCCGGAGGCATCCTTTTTGGGGTCTTGTTTGGGATTGCGGCTGCTTTTACCACACGCTTCACCCACAACG belongs to Plectropomus leopardus isolate mb unplaced genomic scaffold, YSFRI_Pleo_2.0 unplaced_scaffold19355, whole genome shotgun sequence and includes:
- the LOC121965279 gene encoding sodium/hydrogen exchanger 2-like; the encoded protein is MFSFLADMPVVESTDVFLGVARFFVVAAGGILFGVLFGIAAAFTTRFTHNVRQIEPLFVFMYSYLAYLVAECFAISSVLA